From Aegilops tauschii subsp. strangulata cultivar AL8/78 chromosome 5, Aet v6.0, whole genome shotgun sequence:
ATGGTACCAAGTCAAGATGTAATAGGTGGCCATGCACTTAGTGGGCTCTTTGTGGGCAACATTGTCGTGATGGTCCGAACCTCCATCAACGAGGAGTAGGATAGCGCCAATTATTTGAACCTAGGTAAAACATATAGTTTTTTCTTCTTGGAAAGAGCCCCCTATAGTATAAATAGGAACCCAAAGCCACACTCCTGAGCAGTTGAATATAGGTGGTGGGATTGTACATCAATTCTCCGGACAAAACAAGCAATGCTCACTTGCTATGCAATGCTAACTTGCAGTCTTTTGTGCCCAGGTTTGCTTTTCGATATCCCACAATGCTATGGGAACATTTATCTTTTTTGGAAACATTATATCCCTCCTCTCCCATAGAACTTGGAACAAAAATTAAGAGGCTTCCCACATGAAACTCCAAAGTTGTAAACTGAAACTTTACTGAGTCCCAACATACGCCCAAATTTTTAATTAACACATAGACATAATTCAacttttttttttgaactttGAATGGCGTTGAGAGAACTTTTGACATAATTCTGAAGCCTCCAACTGAAGTTAAGATTAGCTTCTCGACAAGGCATTTTGACCTTTTAAACTAAATTTTAGATACTTTCTTGTAAAAAACTTGAAATCAAGAAACTTTTCTCTGCATATAGGGGAACTTTATAGCTTCGCACTACATTTTTGTCCAACTGGAAATGGAAAGAAAAAAACTTGTATTTTGCATGATTTTAGTCTATTAGATTAGTGCAGCAATTTTCTAATGGTTTTGATGGTGGGAAAAGGGAGACTTTCGAGCATCTCCAACAACAACCCTATTTTTGGGCACGAAAACATGGTGGAGTAAAACATTTGGGGCACATAAACGCTTTTTTTTGGCACGAGCAAGTGCCGTCTACAACAACAGCCTTACAATAGGGCACAAAAACGATTATTTTTGGGCACGAAATAGGGTAAACTGCTCCAACAGCTGCCCTAAAATAGGGCAGTAGCGGCGGCGAGGGTATCGGGTCGGTGGCGGGGTCGAAGGAGCCAGCCATGATGCGTGGCGATCGGCCTGCGGGCGGATCCGAGGGTTTTCGACTGCATACAAGCGTCCCGAAGCAGCCTCACTTCTTTGGACATCCACCGAAGTGCCAAAAGTTTGCCGCACGAGGAGCCTCTATTTAGGGCTGCCCAAATATATTTTTTTCTTACAAAGTTTTTTAGATTGGAGAGTTGTTGGAGGCCTTTTTTTGACTTTTCGTGCTCTAAAAACGACCGACGCCTAAAAATAGGGCTGCTGTTGGAGATGCTTTTAGGCAGTTATAAGCCTGTCATGTTTTGATGCATCTCGCGCCGTATTCGGAGTAATTTTGCATCTTGTGCTTCTAATTTTGCAAACACCTGAGTTTCCTTTTATTCATTCCTCCTGTACAATATGTTACCACGCTCCAAACCACCATTGCTGATCCAACCAACCTGTACTGTACATACGGTGCTTCTCAGTGCCCAGGCAGCCAACATCGCTCTGCTCTCTCAGCCAACTTCTGGGTCAGGCCATCAATCATGGCCTGAACACAGCTCGCAACTCTCCTGATCTCTCGCCAGCCCATCATCTCTCCTTAACTAACAACTACGGAGTAGTACTATGCTACTACATAATGCTGCAGCCGGTATCCTGTTCTTGGTGCTGATAAGCAGGAGGAGCATGGTAGGAGGAGTAAACCGGGTAGGACGGCATGGCGTTGTACTGCTGATAGGCGGGGTACGTGATCGGCGCAACCGCGTTCTGAGAGTagccgcccccgccgccaccTTTGGAACCGCCATCCTCCTTGCCGCCAAAGctcccgccgccgtcgccgccgtatCCATAGCcgtccttcttcttctccccgGCGCCGTACCCATAGGCGGCGCCGTAGCCATCCTTCTTCTTGTCGTCGCCGGACGACACGCTGAGGAGCTCTGCGTAGCCTAGGCTGCGCCGGAGCACCGTCGTCAGCGTGATCGGGTCGACACTGTCCCCGACGATGATGATCTTTTCCCCCTCCATCGCCGCGGATGTCACGCCTGCAGAATTGAAATTGAGCACCTCCTCGTAAGCACAAGAAGAAGATTGGAACGACGGATTATGGATTAACCGATTAACTGTTATCTGTGGCTTGTTCATACCTGACATGCCAACGGCAGCCTTGAAGgccttcctcctcttcctctcgtCATCCAGAGCCAACTTGAGAACAATCTTTTGCTGCAACAAATACAAAAAATTCAGAACGACGCACAAAATTGAGCAAACTGAACACTTTGTCCCGAAACAAGACAAGCAGGTAACATACCTTAACCATCCTGCGACTTGCACCAAATCCCACACAACCTCTAGTCGATTTGTCCTTTTAGCTAGATTTGCAGCAGACTAAGCAGACTAGCTACTCTTGAAGAGTGGTTTTGCTTTCGTGCAATGTGACAGATGCAACAGACGAGCC
This genomic window contains:
- the LOC109767472 gene encoding uncharacterized protein; protein product: MVKQKIVLKLALDDERKRRKAFKAAVGMSGVTSAAMEGEKIIIVGDSVDPITLTTVLRRSLGYAELLSVSSGDDKKKDGYGAAYGYGAGEKKKDGYGYGGDGGGSFGGKEDGGSKGGGGGGYSQNAVAPITYPAYQQYNAMPSYPVYSSYHAPPAYQHQEQDTGCSIM